The Camelina sativa cultivar DH55 chromosome 18, Cs, whole genome shotgun sequence DNA window ttttattttacgcCTTTTTGGCATGGGACCATAAAAAGGATTATGTTTCATGTGTAACTGTAACTTAAACTTTCACTGTGAAAATGAATACTACATTCTTATCAAAATCTAGTTGTAACCTGTGCAACGCACGGGGAGAGAGCACCTCCAATGTGTTGATTTTATAGAGATGCCATGAAGATCATGgtaattggtaaatattatcgAAGGGCATATATGGTATATGGAGAATTAAGAAATTAGAgcacaaaatttataaattgatGAAACCCTGAAAATCACATGTAaggaatttaaattttttaattcgaTAAACGATAAAAAGAAAAGTCGAAGCTTTTTTTGTATGAAACTGTCGATGTTCCATTGCTGAAGAATAGAGGAGAACTGGACATTTTGAGATCGTGGGAGAAGAGTGGCAGACCAAAGAAAagtattatttactatttactagttgtaaaaaatatttttcttttatgttgtaatttgtttttcctttagtAGTTGTATCCACACATCGACAATCACGGAGCCAAGATGGACGATCTTTGAGGATTTCCGCGACCTAtagtcattttaaaaaaatcaagattatatatttattctgaTCACAAACACAAGCCATAGAAGAATGAAACAATCCACACATGGTTTCTAAACTCGCGAGACCGCAGGTGAAACTTAATCGAACATGTAGAACAAAACTGTCGCGAATTCTTACTATCAAAAAACTTACCATGAGAAATAGGTTCAAGCTTCTCCGATTCTATCTCCTCTGATTGCAATCGATTCAATCTCCCCGATTGATTCGACTACGAATTCAATCTCCTCATATACAATATCGTCCAAGTTTAATCGGGCCAACAAAATAATTGAGAGATTGACGATAGAgagcgagagcgagagagagagaggaagggaaAGAACaccgaaaaaaaaatttgctctCAATATAACTCTTCACCAACTTTGCGCTGACACGTCACGGTCTCTTATCTGAAATCGAGTATACTATATAAGAGgagctcttctttttttttttctttttaatttatttttttccaatttttccaCTAAAACTCCTTCCTAACCCCTGTTGGGGTTAACCTTATGCCCTTAACATATTGGGGTTCTTAGATTTAACTCTTTCTATCTAAAGCTGGATAAGCGTAAAATGTTTTTCTGgtttcaataaaaataaaacaaaaaaaaaatccttctaCGTCAAACTTCAACGGAGTATTTAAGCATTAGGGATTAATTGACACACCTTCGTTAATACAATcacattttcttaaaatatttaaattaattcaCTCGTTTCTTATAGTgaataccatatatatattcatattgtacatgtataaaaattaatatatcaatgGTTCACAAAAGTattcataaaaattaatatatcaaaaattaaaagtattcacaaaattaatatatcaatgaTTCACAAAAccttatttttattcatattgtACATGTTATTGCACCTACACCCACTTTGGGTTGAAGTTGTTTCACAAAAACCTATTTTGCAAACTCACTATACTTTCTTAAGTTTGATGTTTAGgtgtctttgttttttggacaattttgcccctctcctctttctctccttattttctctatttttctcttttttttgctattaacactttaaatggttatcataaaacaaattatctatttatttatatacaatatgttatgattatatattttctacattttaagatacatattgctatatttttaatgaatttttagattataaagTATCCATttgtcgttgaacatttgttcaatgataagtggatagtcaattgcagtattgttaatagatagttacttgtgtttattcatacaacaTAGAAGTAATACACATCAATTTAGGTGACTATGACAACGTGTCCATATGGAAACATATGGGGTTATAGTGCAATTTGTGGATACATTATTTGTCAAACTTATCCAAATGGATaactatttgtggatacaatataAGTAATGGATAACACTCACacaacaaaattcaaactttttcaCAGATcgaactaaaacaaattcaatattaaaaagCTCACAAAACCACAATTAATCAGTAGAATCACAAAATCACAATAAAACCAAGTAAACCCAGATCgaatttcatataatctaaaGTGATAAGAAAAAAGATCTAAAGATTTCACCTTCTCTAGATTTCCACCAGTGTTGGAatggtttttgaaaactttagaaaatgaatgtgagagagagaaaaacataaataaacttTCATCTTTCAATGGAtgagcaaaagcaaaacaaggaagaagatgtattgtttgattgaataattgtgtgtgagagagagaaaaaaaatagaatagatTAGAAGGAGTGAGGggtaatatgtaattaaacttGAGAAAAAGTATATGAGtagtagaaagtgggtgtgAGTGTTAATACTTTtggagaaagtgggtgtgggtgcaaaattcataaaaaccttatttttatattgtacATGCATATGTATTCATTAACTAAGGAATCACAGATTCACAAAAGCATGCATATTCTCTCACTCCCACACACTGACAtgtacacacacaaaaaaaaggtgCATCTTAGCGTGATCTATCTCGTTAGGTAGCTCACAGATGACGAACATAGACCCGCGCGCTCTTCACCAAATGACGATGCAATCCTCTTCCACTCTATATAAACATCAATAGAACCCTTAACACTTATATAGATCAAACAAACACCGGCCCCCGCATtctcaaaatcatattttcagataatacataaaagataaagaagaagaaaaagatggcaGTCTCATCCAGCTCGTCCAAGTCGATCATGAAGGTGGCAGTGATGGTAATGCTCGTTGTGATGGCAGCGACGGTGGTCGATGGACAGAGCTGCAATGCACAGCTTAGTGGACTGAACGTGTGTGGTGAGTTTGTGGTTCCTGGAGCTGACAGGACCAACCCGAGTGCAGAGTGTTGCAATGCTCTTGAGGCAGTGCCTAACGAATGCCTTTGTAACACGTTCCGCATTGCTTCTAGGCTTCCCTCTCGCTGCAACATCCCTACACTTTCCTGCAGTTGATATGGATCTTCCCATTATCCCATATCAATTCAAAACGTTATATGTAAGTGGCTAAAAGCATACCAATCCaatataattaacatttaaTACGTTGATTGGTATATATAAgtatactatatatgtataattatgcaTCTAAGGTCTCTCTTATTCTTGTTGTAATTCTATAGGAGAAGCATGGAAAGAGATCACGGAGATACATCTAAGAATAAAGAACTCGGAGTTTTTGAGTtgttgttattcttttttttt harbors:
- the LOC104761222 gene encoding protein 108-like; this encodes MAVSSSSSKSIMKVAVMVMLVVMAATVVDGQSCNAQLSGLNVCGEFVVPGADRTNPSAECCNALEAVPNECLCNTFRIASRLPSRCNIPTLSCS